A window of Synechococcus sp. MEDNS5 contains these coding sequences:
- a CDS encoding ABC transporter substrate-binding protein encodes MWSAGITMLALGLWAGTTFHAKRSALIAPEGDVNPNKNIAVATSNIELLQNENPKPYVFAQSLPLTGPAAHLGRSYSRGIDAALREINQAGGINGRPVKIWRLDDKYEPNLTIDNTALFTKQPEVLGLFGYVGTPTTKAILNQAIKARLPIIAPMTGASALRQPQQVNLVHYRSSYAQEANRIINHLINDGYVRIAIAYQNDAYGKDVLTSLRTALQRHGLEPASSVPLPRNSTRIRAAAISLYQSDPDALVVISTSQTMSAVVSRLHRMGSHPQLMTISFIGTKALFDDLPQSASYGIGVTQVVPFPWDRRQPDVKRYQKVLQKQSDQPDFDFVSLEGFLATEWLINALKNLGPQLNRASLVKELKRTSPIQNGQGTRNVDLVFLGSGPWEP; translated from the coding sequence ATGTGGTCTGCAGGAATCACGATGCTGGCCTTGGGTCTTTGGGCTGGGACAACCTTCCATGCCAAACGATCAGCCTTGATCGCTCCGGAAGGAGACGTGAATCCAAACAAAAACATTGCGGTCGCAACATCAAATATTGAATTGCTGCAGAACGAGAATCCAAAGCCTTACGTTTTCGCTCAGTCACTCCCTTTAACAGGACCTGCTGCGCACCTGGGCAGGAGCTACAGCAGGGGAATTGATGCCGCGCTTCGCGAGATTAATCAGGCTGGCGGAATCAACGGACGTCCTGTGAAAATCTGGCGCTTGGATGACAAGTATGAACCCAACTTGACCATCGACAACACGGCACTGTTCACAAAGCAACCAGAAGTTCTGGGTCTCTTCGGGTATGTGGGTACTCCCACAACCAAAGCCATTCTCAACCAAGCGATCAAGGCCAGGCTTCCCATCATCGCGCCGATGACAGGGGCCAGCGCGCTACGACAGCCACAACAGGTCAATCTTGTGCACTACCGCTCGAGTTACGCCCAAGAAGCGAATCGCATCATCAACCATCTCATCAATGATGGATATGTGCGCATCGCCATTGCCTACCAGAACGACGCCTACGGGAAAGATGTCCTGACAAGTCTCAGAACAGCCTTACAACGCCATGGTCTCGAGCCAGCAAGCAGTGTGCCACTGCCTAGGAACTCTACCCGCATCAGAGCAGCTGCAATCAGTCTTTATCAGAGCGATCCAGACGCGCTCGTGGTGATTTCCACCAGTCAAACCATGAGTGCCGTCGTCTCCAGACTCCATCGCATGGGGAGCCATCCACAGTTGATGACTATTTCTTTCATCGGGACGAAAGCACTGTTCGACGATCTTCCTCAGAGCGCTTCCTATGGAATCGGCGTCACACAAGTTGTTCCTTTCCCTTGGGATCGTCGCCAACCCGATGTGAAGCGGTACCAAAAAGTGTTACAAAAACAAAGCGACCAGCCTGATTTTGATTTCGTCAGCCTTGAGGGTTTCCTTGCGACTGAATGGCTCATCAACGCACTGAAAAATCTAGGCCCTCAGCTCAATAGAGCATCACTGGTCAAGGAACTTAAACGCACATCACCCATCCAAAACGGCCAGGGCACTCGGAATGTGGATTTAGTGTTTCTTGGCAGTGGCCCTTGGGAACCCTAA
- a CDS encoding class I SAM-dependent methyltransferase has protein sequence MNDSASTPQWADSSQGVGLWIERLINIGWLRRPLFFQARQLIIRTAERNGIPWRERRKTLRDQASSLLSGVSSSGLVPPDYYCVRFHAYEQGNLCWQAATEAEQATDAMALRIWPEETLTPLIAQTRLRDSIHQVVEPLLTTPVQQALDLGCSVGVSTQHLSRWLYLRAESRQESSVCTRGLDLSPEMLAVASVRDQEGVVDGWVHAAAENTGLESSSIDLISLQFVCHELPQNAIHAVLAEAFRLLRPGGALVMVDQDPASSVLQRLPAAIATLLKSTEPYIEQYFSLDMAAALQSAGFRDLRIKACDPRHRVIACLR, from the coding sequence ATGAATGATTCAGCATCCACCCCGCAATGGGCTGATTCGAGTCAGGGTGTTGGGCTGTGGATTGAGCGGCTGATCAACATTGGCTGGCTGCGACGACCCTTGTTCTTTCAGGCTCGTCAGCTGATCATCCGCACGGCTGAACGCAACGGCATCCCCTGGAGGGAGCGCCGCAAGACGCTGCGTGATCAAGCGAGCTCGCTTCTGTCGGGGGTGAGCTCGTCTGGCTTGGTTCCGCCCGACTACTACTGCGTTCGATTCCATGCCTATGAGCAGGGCAACCTCTGCTGGCAGGCCGCAACGGAGGCTGAGCAAGCCACTGATGCCATGGCTCTGCGCATCTGGCCCGAGGAGACCCTGACCCCCCTGATCGCCCAGACCCGTCTGCGGGATTCGATTCATCAGGTGGTGGAGCCATTGCTGACCACTCCAGTGCAGCAGGCCTTGGATCTGGGGTGTTCTGTGGGAGTGAGTACCCAGCACCTCAGCCGCTGGCTGTATCTGCGTGCCGAGAGTCGACAGGAGTCATCGGTGTGCACTCGCGGTCTGGATCTTTCCCCCGAGATGCTCGCTGTAGCCAGCGTGCGAGATCAAGAGGGGGTGGTGGATGGTTGGGTGCATGCCGCTGCTGAGAACACAGGCCTGGAGTCGTCTTCGATCGACCTGATCAGTCTTCAGTTTGTGTGCCATGAGCTGCCTCAGAACGCCATTCATGCCGTGCTCGCTGAGGCGTTCAGGTTGCTTCGACCTGGGGGTGCCCTTGTGATGGTGGATCAAGACCCCGCGTCGTCGGTTCTGCAGCGTTTGCCTGCTGCGATCGCCACGTTGTTGAAGAGTACGGAGCCTTACATCGAGCAGTACTTCAGCCTTGATATGGCCGCAGCCTTGCAATCCGCAGGCTTCAGAGATCTACGGATCAAGGCCTGTGATCCACGGCATCGCGTGATCGCCTGCTTACGCTGA
- a CDS encoding translation initiation factor, whose protein sequence is MPKGGWQEFSNIDSLQRPMAASSEPTPKAEQRVRVQPTRGGKGGKTVTVIRGLDLDPAGFKSLLKKLKTRIGSGGTVKEDLIELQGDQVDLALELLTKEGYRPKRAGG, encoded by the coding sequence ATGCCGAAGGGAGGCTGGCAGGAATTCAGCAACATCGACAGTCTGCAGCGACCAATGGCAGCGTCGTCGGAGCCCACACCCAAGGCAGAGCAAAGGGTGCGGGTCCAGCCCACCCGGGGGGGCAAGGGTGGCAAGACCGTCACCGTGATCCGCGGACTGGATCTCGACCCTGCCGGCTTCAAATCCCTTCTCAAAAAGCTGAAAACCAGGATCGGCAGTGGCGGCACGGTGAAAGAAGATTTGATCGAACTGCAGGGTGACCAGGTGGATCTGGCCTTGGAGCTTTTAACGAAGGAGGGATACCGACCGAAGCGGGCCGGCGGTTGA
- the cysC gene encoding adenylyl-sulfate kinase translates to MSSASTKATNIVWHQASVDRDARAEQRGHRSAILWFTGLSGAGKSTLANAVNQALFERGLATYVLDGDNVRHGLCRDLGFSDADREENIRRIGEVAKLFLDSGVIVLTAFVSPFRADRDKARALVGDGDFLEIFCSADLSVCEERDTKGLYAKARAGEIKEFTGISSPYEAPEHPELSVNTGAGELDTCVNEVVAALVSRGIIPAQA, encoded by the coding sequence ATGAGCTCAGCGTCTACGAAGGCCACCAACATCGTGTGGCATCAGGCCTCGGTAGACCGCGATGCGAGGGCTGAGCAGCGCGGCCATCGCAGCGCCATCCTCTGGTTCACAGGCCTGAGTGGAGCAGGCAAGAGCACCCTTGCCAATGCCGTGAATCAAGCCCTGTTTGAACGCGGCCTGGCCACCTATGTGCTGGATGGCGACAACGTCCGGCATGGTCTCTGCCGCGATCTTGGCTTCTCGGACGCTGACCGGGAGGAGAACATTCGCCGCATCGGCGAAGTGGCCAAGCTCTTCCTTGACTCCGGTGTGATCGTTCTCACAGCGTTCGTTTCCCCGTTTCGTGCTGATCGCGACAAGGCCCGAGCGCTGGTCGGAGACGGTGACTTTCTGGAGATCTTCTGCTCAGCTGACCTGAGCGTCTGCGAAGAACGCGACACCAAGGGCCTTTACGCCAAAGCCAGGGCGGGCGAAATCAAAGAATTCACAGGGATTTCAAGCCCCTATGAGGCCCCGGAGCATCCCGAACTCTCCGTGAACACGGGCGCTGGCGAGCTCGATACCTGTGTCAACGAAGTGGTGGCTGCACTGGTGAGTCGGGGGATCATCCCCGCTCAGGCTTGA
- a CDS encoding AI-2E family transporter — MNGPACMRWSLALPLLTLNLFVLRQLTVPLAPFPGLFLTAALIAFLLDIPCVWLTGRGLPRWLAIVMVTVFTISVLVFAGITLVPLLIDQLGQLINALPSLLNKAEGWITSLQSLADARGLPSEFGDLSSDLLTRAGRVASQISQRLLGILGATLGTTINTVIVLVLAVFFLLGGRSIAAGLARWLPTAWRELVISTLSRTFRGYFAGQVLLALILAVGQIVVFTVLQIPYGVLFAVLIGFTTLIPYASALTIIAVSGLLAFQDPKTGLEILVAAILVGQLVDQVIQPRLMGSIVGLQPAWLLIALPLGAKAGELYGFGELLGLLLAVPVASCFKTLVDAWAERQGIPASSELIKPERG; from the coding sequence ATGAATGGTCCCGCCTGTATGCGCTGGAGCCTGGCGTTGCCTCTGCTCACTCTCAATCTTTTCGTGCTGCGGCAGCTCACGGTTCCGCTGGCTCCGTTTCCCGGCCTCTTTCTCACGGCGGCACTGATCGCTTTTCTTCTTGATATTCCCTGCGTCTGGCTCACCGGCCGCGGCCTGCCCAGGTGGCTGGCGATCGTGATGGTGACCGTATTCACCATCAGCGTGCTGGTGTTCGCTGGGATCACCCTGGTGCCTCTGCTGATCGACCAGCTTGGACAGCTCATCAATGCCCTTCCAAGCCTGCTCAACAAGGCCGAGGGCTGGATCACAAGCCTTCAATCTTTGGCTGATGCGAGGGGATTGCCGAGTGAATTCGGTGACCTGAGCAGTGATCTCCTCACCCGCGCCGGTCGGGTGGCCAGCCAGATCAGCCAGAGGCTGCTCGGCATCCTTGGGGCAACCCTGGGAACCACCATCAACACCGTGATTGTGTTGGTGCTGGCGGTGTTCTTCCTGCTGGGTGGCCGCTCGATTGCGGCGGGCCTGGCCCGATGGCTTCCCACGGCCTGGCGTGAGCTGGTGATCAGCACGCTTTCACGCACATTCCGGGGATACTTTGCCGGTCAGGTCTTGCTGGCTCTGATCCTGGCGGTGGGGCAGATCGTGGTCTTCACTGTTCTCCAGATTCCTTACGGCGTTCTGTTCGCCGTTTTGATCGGTTTCACCACCTTGATTCCCTACGCGAGCGCCCTCACGATCATTGCGGTTAGTGGGCTTCTGGCCTTTCAGGATCCCAAGACAGGCCTTGAGATCCTGGTGGCGGCGATCCTGGTCGGTCAGCTGGTGGATCAGGTGATCCAACCTCGGTTGATGGGCAGCATCGTGGGACTCCAGCCGGCCTGGTTGCTGATCGCTCTCCCCCTCGGTGCCAAAGCCGGAGAGCTTTATGGCTTTGGCGAGCTGCTGGGTTTGCTTCTTGCCGTTCCGGTGGCCAGTTGCTTCAAAACGCTGGTGGATGCCTGGGCAGAGCGTCAAGGCATCCCTGCCAGCAGTGAGCTGATCAAGCCTGAGCGGGGATGA
- the trpB gene encoding tryptophan synthase subunit beta produces MTSTLPSKPSASDLAVSSRPAAAGRFGRYGGQYVPETLMPALAELEVAAAEAWKDPAFTAELNRLLKNYVGRATPLYEAERLTEHYRRADGGPRIWLKREDLNHTGAHKINNALGQALLALRMGKKRVIAETGAGQHGVATATVCARFGLECVVYMGAEDMRRQSLNVFRMRLLGATVHPVTAGTATLKDATSEAIRDWVTNVETTHYILGSVAGPHPYPMLVRDFHAVIGQETRQQCREAFGRLPDVLMACVGGGSNAMGLFHPFVECTDVRLIGVEAAGDGVATGRHAATITEGRVGVLHGAMSLLLQDQDGQVQEAHSISAGLDYPGVGPEHSYLREIGRAEYGAVTDAEALEALQLVSRLEGIIPALETAHAFAWLETLCPTLSPGTELVINCSGRGDKDVNTVAERLGDAL; encoded by the coding sequence GTGACCAGCACCCTGCCTTCTAAACCCTCTGCCTCTGATCTCGCCGTTAGCTCGCGTCCGGCGGCAGCCGGACGTTTTGGGCGTTACGGCGGTCAGTACGTACCTGAAACACTGATGCCGGCACTGGCCGAGCTGGAAGTGGCGGCTGCTGAGGCCTGGAAGGATCCCGCGTTCACCGCGGAACTCAATCGGCTCCTAAAGAACTACGTCGGTCGGGCCACACCGCTGTACGAGGCGGAACGGCTCACAGAGCACTACCGCCGTGCCGACGGTGGCCCCCGCATCTGGCTGAAGCGGGAAGATCTCAATCACACCGGCGCCCATAAGATCAACAACGCGCTGGGTCAGGCCCTTCTGGCTCTGCGCATGGGCAAGAAGCGGGTGATCGCTGAAACCGGTGCTGGCCAGCACGGTGTGGCCACTGCCACGGTTTGTGCCCGCTTCGGTTTGGAGTGCGTGGTGTACATGGGCGCCGAAGACATGCGCCGTCAGTCCTTGAATGTGTTCCGCATGCGTCTGTTGGGCGCCACCGTGCACCCTGTCACCGCAGGAACGGCCACCCTCAAGGACGCCACCAGTGAGGCGATCCGTGACTGGGTCACCAATGTGGAGACCACGCATTACATCCTCGGGTCCGTGGCGGGTCCCCACCCCTACCCAATGCTGGTGCGTGACTTTCACGCGGTCATCGGCCAGGAAACCCGGCAGCAGTGCCGGGAGGCATTCGGACGGTTGCCTGATGTGCTGATGGCCTGCGTCGGCGGGGGATCGAATGCGATGGGACTGTTCCACCCCTTTGTTGAATGCACCGATGTGCGTCTGATTGGCGTGGAAGCCGCTGGTGACGGCGTCGCGACAGGACGCCATGCCGCCACCATCACTGAAGGACGGGTAGGCGTGCTGCACGGGGCGATGAGTCTCCTCTTGCAAGACCAGGACGGTCAGGTGCAGGAAGCCCATTCCATCAGTGCTGGTCTGGACTACCCAGGTGTCGGCCCTGAACACAGCTACCTGCGTGAAATCGGGCGAGCTGAATACGGTGCCGTCACTGACGCCGAGGCGCTGGAAGCCTTGCAGCTCGTGAGTCGTCTGGAAGGGATCATTCCCGCACTGGAAACGGCTCATGCCTTCGCCTGGCTGGAGACGCTTTGTCCCACGCTCTCTCCCGGAACTGAGTTGGTGATCAACTGCTCAGGCCGCGGCGACAAAGACGTCAATACCGTGGCGGAACGCCTCGGAGACGCCCTCTGA